In Nonomuraea muscovyensis, one genomic interval encodes:
- a CDS encoding sulfotransferase family protein — MTWQRKVNQALGRFAGVRLERVGPAPKPGEAGEPEIRPPADPALDRLLTAPVFVLSPVRSGSTLLRAMLDAHPLLHAPHELHVRRLTVGFGTALARNAMEALGHNQADLEHLLWDRVLHRELVRSGKQYIVDKTPANAFAYRRIATCWPDARFVFLLRHPASIAASWYEADPDRRSREEAAADALRYMKAVQRARKGLPGLTVRYERLTADPEGVTRAVCEHLGIPWTREMLEYGTPGVVRKGLGDWQDKIRSGTVQPGRDLPAPDEIPEALRPMCRSWGYL, encoded by the coding sequence ATGACCTGGCAGCGGAAGGTGAACCAGGCGCTCGGCAGGTTCGCCGGCGTCCGGTTGGAACGGGTCGGACCGGCGCCGAAGCCCGGCGAAGCCGGGGAGCCGGAGATCAGGCCGCCCGCCGATCCGGCCCTCGACAGGCTGCTGACCGCGCCGGTGTTCGTGCTGTCCCCGGTCCGGTCCGGCTCCACGCTGCTGCGCGCGATGCTCGACGCTCATCCCCTGCTGCACGCCCCGCACGAGCTGCACGTGCGCAGGCTGACCGTCGGCTTCGGCACCGCCCTGGCCAGGAACGCGATGGAGGCGCTCGGCCACAACCAGGCCGACCTCGAACACCTGCTGTGGGACCGGGTCCTGCACCGCGAGCTGGTACGCAGCGGCAAGCAGTACATCGTGGACAAGACGCCCGCCAACGCCTTCGCCTACCGGCGCATCGCCACCTGCTGGCCCGACGCCCGTTTCGTCTTCCTGCTGCGCCACCCCGCCTCGATCGCCGCCTCCTGGTACGAGGCCGACCCTGACCGGCGCTCCCGCGAGGAGGCGGCGGCCGACGCGCTGCGCTACATGAAGGCCGTGCAGCGGGCCAGGAAGGGGCTGCCCGGCCTGACCGTCCGCTACGAGCGCCTCACGGCCGACCCGGAAGGCGTCACCAGGGCCGTCTGCGAACACCTGGGCATCCCGTGGACGCGGGAGATGCTGGAGTACGGCACCCCGGGCGTGGTGCGCAAGGGGCTGGGCGACTGGCAGGACAAGATCCGCTCCGGCACCGTCCAGCCCGGCCGCGACCTGCCGGCCCCCGACGAGATCCCCGAGGCCCTGCGTCCGATGTGCCGGAGCTGGGGCTACCTGTGA
- a CDS encoding glycosyltransferase family 4 protein, with protein sequence MKIRYLLLHAYGVGGTIRTVFNQAGAMAALGHEVEIVSVVRRRNTPQFGLDDRVRIESLVDQRDGVRRDSVGRRAWRRVRGRMVPRGEFAADYFTERVERAVMDYVSSLRDGVLVTTRPALNLIAARRAPKGVVRVAQDHMNLDAYPATVRDDIARYYGRFDAVVVLTRSNQLAYRELLPGTPIVRIPNIVEPSGALSRQENPVVVAAGRLVRQKGFDLLVQAFGQAVRRHPEWELRIFGSGARKATLAALIEAQGLGDRVRLLGRTTRLDSELARASIYALSSRFEGLPMVMIEAMGHALPVAAFDCPTGPADVLTHEIDGLLVPPGDVGALAAALDRLMGDRDLRLRLGAEAARTARSYAPDVVMPLWVDLFSRLLDGRPVGDAPETG encoded by the coding sequence GTGAAGATCCGCTATCTGCTGCTGCACGCCTACGGGGTGGGCGGCACGATCCGCACGGTGTTCAACCAGGCGGGCGCGATGGCCGCGCTGGGCCACGAGGTCGAGATCGTCAGCGTAGTCCGCCGCCGCAACACCCCGCAGTTCGGCCTCGACGACCGGGTGCGGATCGAGTCGCTGGTCGACCAGCGCGACGGGGTGCGGCGCGACTCCGTGGGCCGCAGGGCGTGGCGGCGGGTCCGGGGCAGGATGGTGCCGCGGGGCGAGTTCGCCGCCGACTACTTCACCGAGCGGGTGGAGCGGGCCGTCATGGACTACGTCTCCTCGCTGCGCGACGGCGTCCTCGTCACCACCCGGCCCGCGCTCAACCTCATCGCCGCCCGCCGTGCCCCGAAGGGCGTCGTCCGGGTGGCGCAGGACCACATGAACCTCGACGCCTACCCCGCGACGGTCCGCGACGACATCGCCCGCTACTACGGCCGGTTCGACGCCGTGGTGGTGCTGACGCGGTCCAACCAGCTCGCCTACCGCGAGCTGCTGCCGGGCACGCCGATCGTGCGCATCCCCAACATCGTCGAGCCGTCCGGCGCGCTGTCGCGGCAGGAGAACCCCGTCGTGGTCGCGGCCGGGCGGCTGGTCCGGCAGAAGGGCTTCGACCTGCTCGTCCAGGCGTTCGGGCAGGCCGTACGGCGGCATCCCGAGTGGGAGCTGCGCATCTTCGGCTCCGGGGCGAGGAAGGCCACGCTCGCCGCGCTCATCGAGGCCCAGGGGCTCGGCGACCGCGTCCGCCTGTTGGGCCGCACCACCCGCCTCGACAGCGAGCTGGCCCGCGCCTCGATCTACGCGCTGTCGTCACGCTTCGAGGGGCTGCCGATGGTGATGATCGAGGCGATGGGCCACGCGCTGCCGGTGGCCGCGTTCGACTGCCCCACCGGCCCGGCGGACGTGCTGACCCACGAGATCGACGGGCTGCTCGTGCCGCCGGGCGACGTCGGCGCGCTGGCCGCCGCCCTCGACCGGCTGATGGGCGACCGCGACCTGCGGCTGCGCCTCGGGGCCGAGGCCGCGCGCACCGCCCGGTCGTACGCGCCGGACGTCGTGATGCCGCTGTGGGTGGACCTGTTCTCCCGGCTGCTCGACGGGCGGCCCGTCGGCGACGCGCCCGAGACCGGCTAG
- a CDS encoding RNA polymerase sigma factor, producing the protein MAAPPDVTARVDDVTLIERSWRRPDAFAVLYDRYFGDVYRYLAGRAGPQVADDLAAETFLVAFGKRRTFDPGRGAVRPWLFGIATNLLAQHRRSETRRLEALQRTPAEGRAEGGHEDRVAARLVAASAQGPLAAELRRLPDGDRDVLLLVALADLSYEEVALALDIPPGTVGSRLNRARRRLRAALGGVNPMIGGSE; encoded by the coding sequence ATGGCCGCTCCCCCCGACGTGACCGCGAGGGTCGACGACGTCACGCTCATCGAGCGGTCGTGGCGCCGCCCCGACGCCTTCGCGGTGCTCTACGACCGCTACTTCGGCGACGTCTACCGCTACCTCGCCGGACGGGCCGGCCCGCAGGTCGCCGACGACCTCGCCGCGGAGACGTTCCTCGTGGCGTTCGGCAAGCGGCGCACCTTCGACCCCGGTCGGGGCGCCGTGCGGCCCTGGCTGTTCGGCATCGCCACCAACCTCCTCGCCCAGCACCGCCGGAGCGAGACGCGCAGGCTGGAGGCGTTGCAGCGGACACCCGCCGAAGGCCGGGCGGAGGGCGGGCACGAGGACCGGGTGGCGGCTCGGCTCGTCGCCGCGAGCGCGCAGGGGCCGCTCGCGGCGGAACTGCGCCGGCTCCCGGACGGCGACCGCGACGTGCTGCTGCTCGTCGCGCTCGCCGACCTCAGCTACGAGGAGGTCGCGCTCGCCCTCGACATCCCGCCGGGCACGGTCGGCTCCCGGCTCAACCGGGCGCGCAGGAGGCTGCGCGCGGCCCTCGGCGGCGTCAACCCCATGATCGGAGGCTCGGAATGA
- a CDS encoding PP2C family protein-serine/threonine phosphatase, translated as MTATLIDPGVEATRLAAVRRYQILDTPPESAFDRIVQLAARAFRVPMASVTIVDEDRIWFKARTGLLDGLTQVSRDAGLCASAITQSDPYVVADTLADPRTAGNPLVTGAPGIRFYAAAPISTTDGLHLGTVNVLDVRPREVTEEELRTLVDLAALVSGELELRLSARTAVERERRLREQAEAERGRLELLTSTLRRVLLPPSPPKVPGLDIATHYHVASADQVGGDFFDVFRVDENDWGFFLGDVCGKGADAAVVTALARHTLRAAAVYAGDPQDVLTNLNAVLMDEFLGADPCYCTVVYGVLTPGDDGVRVSLAGGGHPPALAVRADGTVDTVHTEGGMLVGLLPEARFSVASTFLRPGDGLLLYTDGLTEARTPAGHMYGEDRLISLAATLAGQPAQAVVSRLEETLSAFGPGLTDDTAILSMTVPPIVKRQSR; from the coding sequence ATGACGGCAACGTTGATCGATCCGGGCGTGGAGGCGACCAGGCTGGCGGCCGTCCGGCGCTACCAGATCCTCGACACGCCTCCGGAGAGCGCCTTCGACAGGATCGTGCAGCTCGCGGCGCGCGCCTTCCGGGTGCCGATGGCCTCGGTGACGATCGTCGACGAGGACCGGATCTGGTTCAAGGCGCGGACGGGCCTGCTCGACGGCCTCACGCAGGTCTCCCGCGACGCGGGCCTGTGCGCCTCGGCGATCACCCAGTCCGACCCCTACGTGGTGGCCGACACGCTGGCCGACCCGCGGACGGCCGGCAACCCGCTGGTGACCGGCGCGCCGGGGATCCGCTTCTACGCCGCCGCCCCGATCTCCACGACCGACGGCCTGCACCTGGGCACGGTCAACGTGCTCGACGTCCGGCCGCGCGAGGTCACCGAGGAGGAACTGCGCACCCTCGTCGACCTGGCCGCCCTCGTGTCCGGCGAGCTGGAGCTGCGGCTGTCGGCCCGGACCGCCGTCGAGCGCGAGCGCAGGCTGCGCGAGCAGGCCGAGGCGGAGCGGGGCCGGCTGGAGCTGCTGACCTCGACGCTGCGCCGGGTGCTGCTGCCGCCCTCCCCGCCCAAGGTTCCGGGCCTCGACATCGCCACCCACTACCACGTCGCCTCGGCCGACCAGGTCGGCGGCGACTTCTTCGACGTCTTCCGGGTCGACGAGAACGACTGGGGGTTCTTCCTCGGCGACGTGTGCGGCAAGGGCGCCGACGCGGCGGTGGTGACGGCCCTGGCCCGCCACACGTTGCGCGCCGCCGCCGTCTACGCGGGCGACCCTCAGGACGTGCTGACCAACCTCAACGCGGTGCTGATGGACGAGTTCCTCGGGGCCGACCCGTGCTACTGCACCGTCGTGTACGGCGTGCTCACCCCGGGCGACGACGGGGTGCGGGTCAGCCTGGCCGGGGGCGGCCATCCGCCGGCGCTGGCCGTACGCGCCGACGGCACGGTGGACACCGTCCACACCGAGGGCGGGATGCTGGTCGGGTTGCTGCCCGAGGCCCGGTTCTCGGTGGCGAGCACGTTCCTGCGCCCCGGCGACGGCCTGCTCCTCTACACCGACGGGCTCACCGAGGCGCGCACCCCCGCCGGCCACATGTACGGCGAGGACCGCCTGATCAGCCTGGCCGCGACGCTGGCCGGGCAGCCCGCGCAGGCGGTGGTGTCGCGGCTGGAGGAGACCCTGTCCGCGTTCGGCCCCGGCCTGACCGACGACACGGCCATCCTGTCCATGACCGTTCCTCCGATCGTGAAAAGGCAATCCCGGTGA
- a CDS encoding STAS domain-containing protein, which translates to MTAPVQLTQISADAATGTCVLALSGELDYISAAQLRTDMANTLTPDHRHLVLDLSGLEFCDSTGIRTFLVFRKLILERGGTVALAGLTARLDRVFRMTGLSQAFDLYPSADQATAAITGKS; encoded by the coding sequence GTGACCGCACCTGTTCAGCTGACGCAGATCTCGGCCGACGCCGCCACCGGCACGTGTGTCCTGGCCCTGAGCGGGGAGCTCGACTACATCAGCGCGGCGCAACTCCGCACCGACATGGCGAACACGCTGACCCCCGACCACCGGCACCTGGTCCTCGACCTGAGCGGGCTGGAGTTCTGCGACTCCACCGGCATCCGGACGTTCCTGGTGTTCCGCAAGCTCATCCTCGAACGCGGCGGCACCGTCGCGCTCGCCGGCCTGACCGCGCGGCTCGACCGGGTCTTCCGCATGACGGGGCTGTCGCAGGCGTTCGACCTCTATCCGAGCGCCGATCAGGCGACCGCCGCCATCACGGGAAAGAGCTGA
- a CDS encoding STAS domain-containing protein — protein sequence MELLMSWLTLAYRHLPGVTVISLHGDLDATNAGRLETFVADVRRQPGDHLVLDMAGVRFMDSAGLRALLSSYSTTARHGGSVRLAAMQAMPARIVEITRVGSHLPVHETVDDALTAVLDPPEPPRRPVHGTGNGGTGVA from the coding sequence ATGGAATTGCTGATGTCCTGGCTGACGTTGGCCTACCGGCATCTGCCCGGCGTCACCGTGATCTCGCTGCACGGCGACCTGGACGCCACGAACGCCGGCCGGCTGGAGACCTTCGTCGCGGACGTCCGCCGGCAGCCCGGCGACCACCTCGTCCTCGACATGGCCGGGGTGCGTTTCATGGACAGCGCCGGCCTGCGCGCCCTGCTCAGCTCCTACTCCACGACGGCCCGGCACGGCGGCAGCGTCCGGCTGGCCGCGATGCAGGCCATGCCGGCCCGCATCGTCGAGATCACCCGGGTCGGCTCCCACCTGCCGGTGCACGAGACGGTCGACGACGCGCTGACGGCCGTGCTCGACCCGCCGGAGCCTCCCCGCCGCCCCGTCCACGGCACGGGCAACGGCGGCACCGGCGTCGCCTGA
- a CDS encoding NAD-dependent epimerase/dehydratase family protein — MRVVVVGATGNVGTSVVRALEDDPDVASIVGVARRAPGWRGSRAEWRQADVVTGDLAQIFDGADVVVHLAWLFQPTRDATITWRANVLGSMRVFRAAAEAGVPALVYASSVGAYSPGPGEEPVDESWPTHGWPGAAYAREKAYVERVLDVFEYDNPDVRVVRMRPGFIFKREAGTEQRRLFGGPFVPRRLVRPGMIPFVPDIPGLRFQALHADDAGEAYRLAVTRPVSGAFNLAAEPVLGPAELARLLGARTVPVSAWMARGAMAAGWHLRLLPAAPGLFEMLLQLPVMSTRRAHEVLGWTPRHPADDAVLEMMAGLHDGAGMDTAPLAPDGGPAGRLKEVASRIGGRP, encoded by the coding sequence ATGAGAGTGGTCGTGGTGGGGGCGACGGGCAACGTCGGCACGAGCGTGGTGCGCGCCCTGGAAGACGACCCGGACGTGGCCTCCATCGTCGGCGTGGCCCGGCGGGCACCCGGCTGGCGGGGCAGCCGCGCCGAGTGGCGGCAGGCCGACGTGGTCACCGGGGACCTGGCCCAGATCTTCGACGGGGCGGACGTGGTGGTGCACCTGGCGTGGCTGTTCCAGCCCACCAGGGACGCCACCATCACCTGGCGGGCCAACGTGCTGGGGAGCATGCGGGTGTTCCGCGCGGCCGCGGAGGCGGGAGTGCCCGCTCTGGTGTACGCCTCCTCCGTGGGGGCGTACTCGCCGGGGCCCGGCGAGGAGCCGGTGGACGAGAGCTGGCCGACCCACGGCTGGCCGGGAGCCGCCTACGCGCGGGAGAAGGCGTACGTCGAGCGGGTGCTCGACGTCTTCGAGTACGACAACCCGGACGTCCGCGTGGTGCGCATGCGGCCGGGGTTCATCTTCAAGCGCGAGGCGGGCACCGAGCAGCGGCGGCTGTTCGGTGGCCCGTTCGTCCCGCGGCGGCTGGTGCGGCCGGGGATGATCCCGTTCGTGCCGGACATCCCGGGGCTGCGGTTCCAGGCGCTGCACGCCGACGACGCCGGTGAGGCGTACCGGCTGGCCGTCACCAGACCGGTTTCCGGGGCGTTCAACCTGGCCGCCGAGCCGGTGCTGGGGCCGGCGGAGCTGGCCCGGCTGCTCGGCGCGCGGACGGTGCCGGTCTCGGCGTGGATGGCGCGCGGTGCCATGGCCGCCGGCTGGCACCTGCGGCTGCTGCCCGCCGCGCCCGGACTGTTCGAGATGTTGCTGCAACTGCCGGTGATGAGCACGCGGCGGGCCCACGAGGTGCTGGGCTGGACGCCGCGGCACCCGGCCGACGACGCCGTGCTGGAGATGATGGCGGGGCTCCACGACGGCGCCGGGATGGACACGGCGCCGCTGGCCCCGGACGGCGGCCCGGCCGGGCGGCTCAAGGAGGTCGCCTCGCGCATCGGCGGTCGCCCGTAG
- a CDS encoding DUF4142 domain-containing protein: protein MRRSHLSLLLATLAVTASAGCGGATTDTAATDGAPAGAPAAAPVHLSGQDRTWLRTIHQGGIADIHVARLAQTHAKSAEVKALGDTLVAERAKLDENLLSSAQQFGVDLPGTLTEAQSKQAEALAQASNARFDRKFVAEMLKSHKDAIAATRRQITRGSAPEVVALAKTTLPSLRSHLDLLRKAARS, encoded by the coding sequence ATGCGCCGTTCGCACCTGAGCCTGCTTCTCGCCACCCTCGCCGTCACCGCGTCCGCGGGATGCGGGGGAGCCACCACCGACACGGCCGCCACCGACGGGGCGCCGGCCGGCGCCCCGGCCGCGGCGCCCGTCCACCTGTCCGGCCAGGACCGCACCTGGCTGCGCACGATCCACCAGGGAGGCATCGCCGATATCCACGTCGCCCGGCTGGCGCAGACCCACGCCAAGAGCGCCGAGGTCAAGGCACTCGGCGACACCCTGGTAGCCGAGCGCGCCAAGCTCGACGAGAACCTGCTCAGCAGCGCCCAGCAGTTCGGCGTCGACCTGCCCGGCACCCTGACCGAGGCCCAGAGCAAGCAGGCCGAGGCGCTGGCGCAGGCCTCGAACGCACGCTTCGACCGCAAGTTCGTCGCCGAGATGCTCAAGTCGCACAAGGACGCCATCGCCGCGACCCGCCGCCAGATCACCAGGGGCAGCGCGCCCGAGGTCGTGGCGCTGGCCAAGACCACGCTGCCCTCCCTGCGCAGCCACCTCGACCTGCTGCGCAAGGCCGCCCGCTCCTGA
- a CDS encoding polyprenyl synthetase family protein → MALSYTRNLVGPRIDERLLGFLDSWRAPVSDPDVVSAYELLTDFIMGGGKRIRPQLCYWGWCGAGGDDCEEIISAAAALELCHAGLLIHDDIMDGSDLRRGHATVHRRLAALHQGPGSDTFGQAAGILLGTLSLAWADALLSSCGVEPARLRVAHHLFDAMRSEVISGQYLDILAQLRAGVSVQQALTVIRYKTAKYTVERPLQIGGALAGAPPELLDAYSRVGLPLGEAFQLRDDVLGTFGSSAETGKSALDDLREGKHTVLFAHAVQRATPAQRTYLRTWHGHPDLTEERAGELRTILVDTGALAEVEEMIDDRVREAVAAIEGAPIVPEVRETLTVLAGELAHRDR, encoded by the coding sequence ATGGCACTGAGCTACACGCGCAATCTGGTCGGGCCGCGCATCGACGAGCGGCTGCTCGGGTTCCTCGACTCCTGGCGCGCCCCCGTGTCCGATCCGGACGTCGTGTCGGCGTACGAACTGCTCACCGACTTCATCATGGGCGGCGGCAAGCGCATCCGCCCGCAGCTGTGCTACTGGGGGTGGTGCGGGGCGGGCGGCGACGACTGCGAGGAGATCATCAGCGCGGCGGCGGCGCTGGAGCTGTGCCACGCCGGGCTGCTCATCCACGACGACATCATGGACGGCAGCGATCTGCGGCGCGGCCACGCGACCGTGCACCGCAGGCTCGCCGCGCTGCACCAGGGGCCGGGCTCCGACACCTTCGGCCAGGCGGCCGGCATCCTGCTCGGCACGCTCAGCCTGGCCTGGGCCGACGCGCTGCTGTCGTCGTGCGGGGTCGAGCCCGCCCGGCTGCGCGTGGCCCACCACCTGTTCGACGCCATGCGCAGCGAGGTCATCAGCGGCCAGTACCTCGACATCCTGGCCCAGCTGCGGGCCGGCGTGTCCGTGCAGCAGGCGCTCACGGTGATCCGCTACAAGACGGCCAAGTACACCGTCGAGCGGCCGTTGCAGATCGGCGGCGCGCTGGCCGGGGCTCCGCCGGAGCTGCTCGACGCCTACTCCCGCGTCGGCCTGCCGCTGGGCGAGGCGTTCCAGTTGCGCGACGACGTGCTGGGCACGTTCGGCTCGTCGGCCGAGACCGGCAAGTCGGCGCTCGACGACCTGCGCGAGGGCAAGCACACCGTGCTGTTCGCGCACGCGGTCCAGCGGGCCACGCCCGCGCAGCGCACCTATCTGCGCACCTGGCACGGCCATCCCGACCTGACCGAGGAGCGAGCCGGCGAGCTGCGCACGATCCTCGTCGACACGGGGGCGCTCGCCGAGGTCGAGGAGATGATCGACGACCGGGTCCGCGAGGCGGTGGCGGCCATCGAGGGCGCGCCGATCGTGCCCGAGGTGCGCGAGACCCTGACCGTGCTGGCCGGCGAGCTGGCCCACCGCGACCGCTGA
- a CDS encoding family 2B encapsulin nanocompartment shell protein, giving the protein MTETTEPALPNGQQLSLSTEAARNLATTTKTAPQMQEITSRWLLKLLPWVQTAGGVFRVNRRLTYTLGDGRITFSTTGAEVRVIPAELTELAPLRGFGDMEVLEALAERFTQREYEPGQAIVTEDTPIDQLVLIAHGRVVQTGHGAYGDEQSLGVLADGDHLGEQLLTGAGRYGFTARTTTACTVLTLSQHDFRQVLEQSAALREHLDGIQARQARASNDYGEAAIELSSGHTGEPTLPGTFVDYELSPREYELSVAQTILRVHTRVSDLYNQPMSQLDQQLRLTIEALRERQEHELVNSREFGLLHNADFGQRIRTRTGPPTPDDLDDLLAKVWKEPAFFLAHPQAIAAFGRECSKRGLYPQSSEVNGHRVPAWRGVPIFPCNKIPVTETRTSSIMLMRVGQDNQGVVGLHQTGIPDEYQPSLSVRFMNVNEKAVISYLVSAYYSAAVLVPDALAVLEDVELGRDN; this is encoded by the coding sequence ATGACAGAGACGACCGAGCCGGCCCTGCCCAACGGGCAGCAGCTCAGCCTCAGCACCGAGGCGGCACGCAACCTGGCGACGACCACCAAGACCGCTCCGCAGATGCAGGAGATCACCTCGCGGTGGCTGCTGAAGCTGCTGCCGTGGGTGCAGACCGCCGGAGGCGTGTTCCGGGTCAACCGGCGGCTCACCTACACCCTGGGCGACGGCCGGATCACGTTCTCCACGACCGGGGCCGAGGTGCGGGTCATCCCCGCCGAGCTGACCGAGCTGGCGCCGCTGCGCGGCTTCGGTGACATGGAGGTGCTGGAGGCGTTGGCCGAGCGCTTCACGCAGCGCGAGTACGAGCCCGGCCAGGCGATCGTCACCGAGGACACCCCGATCGACCAGCTCGTCCTCATCGCCCACGGCCGGGTGGTCCAGACGGGTCACGGCGCCTACGGCGACGAGCAGAGCCTCGGCGTGCTGGCCGACGGCGATCACCTGGGCGAGCAGTTGCTGACCGGCGCCGGTCGCTACGGCTTCACCGCCAGGACCACGACCGCGTGCACCGTGCTCACCCTGTCGCAGCACGACTTCCGCCAGGTGCTGGAGCAGTCGGCGGCGCTGCGCGAGCACCTCGACGGCATCCAGGCCCGCCAGGCGCGGGCGAGCAACGACTACGGCGAGGCCGCGATCGAGCTGTCGTCCGGCCACACCGGCGAGCCGACGCTGCCCGGCACGTTCGTCGACTACGAGCTGAGCCCGCGCGAGTACGAGCTGAGCGTCGCCCAGACGATCCTGCGCGTGCACACCCGGGTCTCCGACCTGTACAACCAGCCGATGAGCCAGCTCGACCAGCAGCTCCGGCTCACGATCGAGGCGCTGCGCGAGCGCCAGGAGCACGAGCTGGTCAACAGCCGCGAATTCGGGCTGCTGCACAACGCCGACTTCGGCCAGCGCATCCGCACCCGCACCGGCCCGCCCACCCCCGACGACCTCGACGACCTGCTGGCCAAGGTGTGGAAGGAGCCCGCCTTCTTCCTGGCCCACCCGCAGGCGATCGCGGCGTTCGGCAGGGAGTGCTCCAAGCGCGGTCTCTACCCCCAGTCCAGCGAGGTCAACGGGCACCGGGTGCCGGCCTGGCGCGGGGTGCCGATCTTCCCGTGCAACAAGATCCCGGTCACGGAGACCCGGACGAGCTCGATCATGCTGATGCGCGTCGGCCAGGACAACCAGGGCGTCGTCGGCCTGCACCAGACGGGCATCCCCGACGAGTACCAGCCGAGCCTGTCGGTCAGGTTCATGAACGTCAACGAGAAGGCGGTCATCTCCTACCTGGTCAGCGCCTACTACTCGGCCGCCGTGCTGGTGCCCGACGCGCTCGCCGTCCTGGAGGACGTCGAGCTCGGCCGCGACAACTGA
- a CDS encoding family 2B encapsulin nanocompartment shell protein, translating to MTERDQRLSLDTAAARTLATTTKSVPQTSEISPRWLLRVLPWVDVPGGTYRVNRRLTYPVGGGRVSFTGAGARFRVIPPSLAELPPLHGYTDVPVLETLAGLFEQRDYTSGEVIVRAGDPAEGLLLVAHGKVTVRQAGAYGNSVVRATLSTGDHAGADLLAPRDGPGDGRGDGRGDGREDGREDGPGDGLPQPGGRWPVTLLAATTTCAVLFLPWAAFRTVAGRSPSLEARLARHQARPARPLTRHGEAAIEVAAGHTGEPTLPGTFADYDPGPREYPLSVSQAVLRVHTRVADLFSDPMDQTGEQLRLTIEAVREAQERELVNNRDFGLLHNADPRQRVTTRTGPPTPDDLDELLCRRKKSRYFLAHPAAIAAFGRQCNRGGVHPEPVEVDGRMVPAWRGVPILPCDKIPISRHGTTSILVLRTGEADQGVVGLRQTGVPGEREPGLSVRSTGIDARAVASYLVSAYYSAAVLVPDALGVLDDVELCDPGVTP from the coding sequence TTGACGGAACGGGATCAGCGGCTGAGCCTGGACACGGCGGCGGCGCGCACGCTCGCCACGACGACCAAGTCGGTCCCGCAGACGAGCGAGATCTCCCCGCGCTGGCTGCTGCGGGTGCTCCCGTGGGTGGACGTGCCCGGCGGCACCTACCGGGTCAACCGCAGGCTCACCTACCCGGTGGGCGGCGGGCGGGTGAGCTTCACCGGGGCGGGCGCGCGGTTCCGGGTGATCCCGCCGTCCCTCGCCGAGCTGCCGCCGCTGCACGGGTACACCGATGTGCCCGTGCTGGAGACCCTGGCCGGACTGTTCGAGCAGCGCGACTACACCTCCGGCGAGGTGATCGTGCGGGCGGGCGACCCGGCCGAGGGGCTGCTGCTCGTGGCGCACGGCAAGGTGACCGTGCGCCAGGCGGGCGCGTACGGCAACAGCGTCGTGCGGGCGACGCTGTCCACCGGCGACCACGCCGGCGCGGACCTCCTGGCGCCCCGCGACGGGCCCGGGGACGGGCGCGGGGACGGACGCGGGGACGGGCGCGAGGACGGGCGCGAGGACGGGCCTGGGGACGGGCTGCCTCAGCCGGGCGGGCGGTGGCCGGTCACGCTGCTGGCCGCCACCACCACCTGCGCGGTGCTGTTCCTGCCGTGGGCCGCGTTCCGCACGGTGGCGGGCCGGTCGCCGTCGCTGGAGGCGCGGCTCGCCCGCCACCAGGCCCGGCCGGCCAGACCGCTCACCAGGCACGGCGAGGCCGCGATCGAGGTGGCCGCGGGCCACACCGGTGAGCCCACCCTGCCGGGCACGTTCGCCGACTACGACCCCGGCCCCCGCGAGTACCCGCTGAGCGTCTCCCAGGCGGTGCTGCGCGTGCACACCCGGGTCGCCGACCTGTTCAGCGACCCCATGGACCAGACCGGCGAGCAGCTCCGGCTGACGATCGAGGCGGTGCGCGAGGCGCAGGAGCGCGAGCTGGTCAACAACCGCGACTTCGGCCTGCTGCACAACGCCGACCCGCGCCAGCGCGTCACCACGCGCACCGGCCCGCCCACCCCCGACGACCTCGACGAGCTGCTGTGCCGCAGGAAGAAGTCGCGCTACTTCCTCGCCCACCCGGCCGCGATCGCCGCGTTCGGCCGCCAGTGCAACCGCGGGGGCGTCCACCCCGAGCCGGTCGAGGTGGACGGACGCATGGTGCCCGCCTGGCGGGGCGTGCCGATCCTGCCGTGCGACAAGATCCCGATCTCCCGCCACGGCACCACGTCGATCCTCGTGCTGCGCACCGGCGAGGCCGACCAGGGCGTGGTCGGCCTGCGTCAGACCGGCGTCCCGGGTGAGCGGGAGCCCGGCCTGAGCGTGCGCAGCACCGGCATCGACGCGCGGGCCGTCGCCTCCTACCTGGTCAGCGCGTACTACTCGGCCGCCGTGCTGGTGCCCGACGCCCTCGGCGTGCTCGACGACGTCGAGCTCTGCGACCCCGGAGTGACCCCATGA